One Streptomyces coeruleorubidus DNA segment encodes these proteins:
- a CDS encoding tartrate dehydrogenase, whose translation MTTNHRIALIPGDGIGAEVLPPARQVLDVLGRRHGFSLSYTSYDDWSCERYLREGAMMPADGIDQLRDKDAILLGAVGYPGVPDHVSLWGLLIPIRRSFRQYVNLRPIRVFEGIDSPVRGARPGEVDFVVVRENMEGEYSEVGGRLNRGFPDEIAVQEAVFTRAGVTRVLDYAFTLASQRGGRLTSATKSNGIVHTMPFWDQLVTERAASFPQVAWDQEHIDALAAKFVLEPARFDVVVASNLFGDILSDLAAAVAGSIGIAPAANLNPERDFPSMFEPVHGSAPDIAGQGIANPLGAIWSAAMMLDHLGHPAAARDITDAIASVLAKTDIRTRDLGGTATTAEFTDKLIELL comes from the coding sequence ATGACGACGAACCACCGCATTGCCCTGATCCCCGGCGACGGCATCGGCGCCGAGGTACTGCCCCCCGCACGGCAGGTGCTCGATGTTCTCGGCCGCCGCCACGGCTTCAGCCTGTCCTACACGTCGTACGACGACTGGTCGTGCGAGCGATATCTGCGAGAGGGCGCCATGATGCCCGCCGACGGGATCGACCAGCTGCGCGACAAGGACGCGATCCTGCTGGGCGCGGTGGGATACCCGGGGGTGCCCGACCATGTCTCGCTGTGGGGGCTGCTGATCCCGATCCGGCGCAGCTTCCGCCAGTACGTCAACCTCCGGCCCATCCGTGTCTTCGAAGGCATCGACAGTCCGGTGCGCGGCGCACGGCCGGGCGAGGTCGATTTCGTCGTCGTGCGCGAGAACATGGAAGGCGAGTACAGCGAGGTCGGCGGCCGACTCAACCGCGGCTTCCCGGACGAGATCGCCGTGCAGGAGGCCGTGTTCACCCGGGCCGGCGTCACACGCGTGCTGGACTACGCCTTCACGCTCGCCTCCCAGCGCGGCGGCCGCCTGACCTCCGCGACCAAGTCGAACGGCATCGTGCACACCATGCCGTTCTGGGACCAGCTCGTCACCGAGCGGGCCGCCTCGTTCCCGCAGGTCGCCTGGGACCAGGAACACATCGACGCGCTCGCGGCCAAGTTCGTCCTCGAACCAGCCCGCTTCGACGTCGTCGTCGCCTCCAACCTCTTCGGCGACATCCTCAGCGACCTCGCGGCCGCGGTCGCCGGATCCATCGGCATCGCCCCGGCGGCCAACCTCAACCCAGAGCGGGACTTCCCCTCGATGTTCGAGCCGGTGCACGGCTCCGCGCCCGACATCGCGGGCCAGGGCATCGCCAACCCGCTGGGCGCGATCTGGTCCGCGGCCATGATGCTCGACCACCTCGGCCATCCCGCCGCGGCCAGGGACATCACGGACGCGATCGCCTCGGTCCTTGCCAAGACCGATATCCGCACCCGTGACCTGGGCGGAACCGCGACCACCGCCGAGTTCACCGACAAGCTGATCGAGCTCCTCTGA
- a CDS encoding alpha/beta hydrolase — MSRVHKDLRFADIPKRTEALLVETGAGPVPCTVYRPPADTGTPAPVYVNFHGGGFVVGRPEQDDHICRYIAATAGCVVINVDYAVAPQRQFPVPVTQAYDVTAWVAENGPAGGWDGSRLAVGGHSAGANLTAAVCRMARDRGTFSPRLQIIDSAPLDQLADPATKQSLIAKPLLSPQLMRVFTAAYVPDPADRADPLVSPALADDLVGLPPALVITAENDRLREEGDAYAKALEAAGVPVIHRVFEGVDHYFTHTGPVPAGKAAIDVMAATLRTALSV, encoded by the coding sequence ATGTCGCGCGTCCACAAGGACCTGCGCTTCGCGGACATCCCGAAGCGCACCGAAGCCCTCCTGGTGGAGACCGGAGCCGGCCCGGTGCCCTGCACGGTCTACCGCCCGCCGGCCGACACCGGAACTCCTGCCCCCGTGTACGTCAACTTCCACGGCGGCGGTTTCGTGGTCGGCCGCCCGGAGCAGGACGACCACATCTGCCGTTACATAGCCGCCACGGCCGGCTGTGTCGTGATCAACGTGGACTATGCCGTCGCCCCGCAGCGGCAGTTTCCGGTGCCCGTCACCCAGGCGTACGACGTCACCGCGTGGGTCGCCGAGAACGGTCCCGCGGGCGGCTGGGACGGCTCGCGCCTTGCCGTGGGCGGACACAGCGCCGGGGCCAACCTGACGGCCGCGGTCTGCCGCATGGCCCGGGACCGCGGAACCTTCTCGCCCCGGCTCCAGATCATCGACTCCGCACCGCTCGATCAGCTCGCCGACCCGGCCACCAAGCAGTCCCTCATCGCCAAGCCGCTGCTCAGCCCTCAGCTCATGCGGGTCTTCACGGCCGCCTACGTCCCCGACCCCGCCGACCGTGCCGATCCCCTTGTCTCACCCGCACTGGCCGATGATCTCGTCGGGCTCCCTCCCGCCCTGGTCATCACCGCGGAGAACGACCGCCTGCGCGAGGAGGGCGACGCCTACGCCAAGGCTCTGGAGGCCGCCGGTGTTCCGGTCATCCACCGTGTCTTCGAGGGAGTCGATCACTACTTCACCCACACCGGTCCGGTACCGGCGGGGAAGGCCGCCATCGACGTGATGGCAGCCACCTTGCGCACTGCACTCAGCGTCTGA
- a CDS encoding S8 family peptidase yields the protein MVGGEIGIDRLTELEELEAVSYVEASRPTLSELDAAVPETKADKVHTGPPGLRGAGVIVGVVDSGIDWRHGCFRDPTGKTRVLRIWDQNLTPEAGESSPAPFGHGVEYQRSAIDDALRSPNPMSTVRHMDDSIGHGTHVAGIAAGDGSSAGNGKPEFTFVGVAPEADLVVVANRVTTEALGDSTGTLEAVGYVFKVAETLGRPAVVNISQGDNLGPHDGSSLLERGIDNLLNAPGRALVKSAGNAANAGVHATGQVTEGDSDVVQFLVPVDDNTPDTLDIWYSGADRLSLRITPPNGTASVEIDPGTTITDLDLPGGNRAFVDSVVHHAQNGDNRIYIQLSPGSQTAIRPGTWSLTLIGQTVADSGRWHAWMERGRTVPQFIGPHRNDEITISVPGTSRKVVTAASYITKGAGQGNLSTFSSRGPTRDGRNAPTLSAPGQAITSALVGAAGPSQYQPMSGTSMAAPHLTGVCALMLQSSPTLTQDDLVLLLTSSARLDPFTGGAPSNDWGAGKVDAAAAVDSVP from the coding sequence GTGGTCGGCGGCGAGATCGGAATCGACCGTCTTACCGAGCTCGAGGAGTTGGAAGCCGTCAGCTACGTCGAGGCGTCCCGCCCCACCCTCTCGGAACTGGACGCCGCCGTGCCCGAGACCAAGGCCGACAAGGTGCACACCGGACCCCCCGGACTCCGCGGCGCCGGTGTGATCGTGGGTGTGGTCGACAGCGGCATCGACTGGCGCCACGGCTGCTTCCGGGACCCGACCGGGAAAACCCGCGTCCTGCGCATCTGGGACCAGAACCTCACCCCGGAAGCCGGGGAATCCTCACCGGCGCCGTTCGGTCACGGAGTGGAATACCAACGTTCCGCAATCGACGACGCATTGCGCTCTCCGAACCCCATGAGCACTGTGCGGCACATGGACGACAGCATCGGCCATGGCACCCACGTGGCCGGCATCGCCGCCGGTGACGGGTCATCGGCCGGCAATGGCAAACCGGAGTTCACCTTTGTCGGCGTCGCGCCCGAGGCGGATCTGGTCGTCGTGGCCAACCGGGTGACGACGGAAGCCCTGGGTGATTCCACGGGCACGCTCGAGGCCGTCGGTTACGTCTTCAAGGTCGCCGAGACCCTGGGCCGGCCTGCGGTCGTCAACATCAGTCAGGGCGACAATCTGGGACCGCACGACGGTTCCAGCCTGCTGGAACGCGGAATCGACAACCTGCTCAACGCCCCGGGGCGCGCGCTGGTGAAGTCCGCGGGCAACGCGGCGAACGCCGGTGTGCACGCGACGGGCCAGGTAACGGAGGGAGACAGCGACGTCGTCCAATTCCTGGTACCCGTCGACGACAACACGCCGGATACGCTGGACATCTGGTACTCCGGCGCCGACCGTCTCTCCCTGCGGATCACTCCCCCCAATGGCACGGCGAGCGTCGAAATCGACCCCGGCACCACCATCACGGACCTGGATCTCCCCGGGGGCAACAGGGCCTTCGTCGACTCTGTCGTGCACCACGCCCAGAACGGCGACAACCGGATCTACATTCAGCTGAGCCCGGGAAGCCAGACAGCGATCCGGCCCGGCACCTGGAGCCTCACCCTCATCGGCCAGACCGTCGCAGACAGCGGCCGCTGGCACGCCTGGATGGAGAGAGGCCGGACGGTTCCCCAGTTCATCGGCCCACACCGAAATGACGAGATAACCATCTCCGTACCCGGAACCAGTCGGAAGGTCGTCACCGCCGCCTCCTACATCACCAAAGGCGCGGGACAGGGAAACCTTTCCACCTTCTCCAGCCGGGGCCCCACCCGCGACGGCCGCAACGCACCGACGCTCTCCGCCCCGGGCCAGGCCATCACCTCGGCACTGGTAGGAGCTGCGGGACCGAGCCAATACCAGCCCATGTCCGGCACGAGCATGGCCGCACCGCATCTCACCGGGGTGTGTGCCCTCATGCTGCAGTCGAGTCCCACGCTGACCCAGGACGACCTCGTCCTGCTCCTGACCAGTTCGGCCCGGCTGGACCCCTTCACTGGCGGGGCGCCCAGCAACGACTGGGGTGCGGGCAAGGTGGACGCGGCAGCGGCGGTCGACTCCGTACCCTGA
- a CDS encoding TetR/AcrR family transcriptional regulator — translation MTRAKTNSAEATPARRKRRPASFLTPDLILDTAMAVIERDGPEALTFRRLGTDLGADHTAVLRYFRGKDDLLLGLAARLVNDALHDFAPSESWRETLASLARRIRAACLRHPGVAVLVAARTSRREPEFQGADVVIGALLEAGFHGREAASYYRALADMALATSAFEASFNVLDKGAQEGDRLAWRREYLMASPQRYPNLAQVAPYLAEIDEEDQFETALGLFLDAVELRAQRARGEGSEHPEN, via the coding sequence ATGACACGCGCGAAGACCAACTCGGCAGAAGCCACTCCCGCGCGGCGGAAGCGGCGTCCGGCATCCTTCCTCACCCCGGATCTGATCCTGGACACCGCGATGGCCGTGATCGAGAGGGACGGTCCGGAGGCGCTCACCTTCCGTCGGCTGGGCACTGATCTGGGCGCCGACCACACAGCCGTCCTGCGGTACTTCCGCGGCAAGGACGACCTGCTGCTCGGCCTGGCCGCCCGGCTGGTCAACGATGCCCTGCACGACTTCGCACCGTCGGAAAGCTGGCGCGAGACCCTCGCGTCGCTCGCCCGACGGATCCGTGCCGCATGCCTGCGGCACCCGGGTGTGGCCGTCCTGGTCGCGGCCCGCACCTCGCGGCGCGAGCCGGAGTTCCAGGGCGCCGACGTGGTCATCGGCGCCCTGCTCGAGGCCGGCTTCCATGGACGCGAAGCGGCCTCGTACTACCGGGCCCTGGCCGATATGGCACTCGCCACCAGCGCCTTCGAGGCTTCCTTCAACGTGCTGGACAAGGGCGCTCAGGAAGGCGACCGGCTGGCCTGGCGCCGTGAGTACCTGATGGCCTCGCCACAGCGGTACCCGAACCTGGCGCAAGTCGCCCCCTATCTCGCGGAAATCGACGAAGAGGACCAGTTCGAGACCGCGCTCGGCCTGTTCCTCGACGCCGTGGAGCTCCGCGCGCAGCGCGCCCGCGGGGAAGGAAGCGAACACCCGGAGAACTGA
- a CDS encoding radical SAM protein gives MSDITGTSLREDAAFQDELSAALTDRTLHLILLPTEQCNFRCTYCYEDFAIGRMERETINAVKLLLDRRFDGLQGLDIAWFGGEPLLARAVIEEISAHVVASVADSPDLLYRADMTTNGYLLDVPTAEKLAGLGVTSYQISLDGPEAVHDTTRVRRNGGASFQRIWQNLLAIRDSGLPVRILLRVHLTPENLPAMPDFVRQVRDTFLNDSRFSVSLKPVERMGGPNDATMETLSRQARAEALRQLDGILNPGPTASVTPAGPAVCYAARPNSLVIRANGSIAKCTVALSDPSNTIGRLAPDGTLHVDNARLGPWLRGWSEGNWASVGCPYVGMPRSGSQLLQIGTGPRQSTDGRQVSAKSS, from the coding sequence ATGAGCGACATCACCGGCACGTCCCTCCGCGAGGATGCCGCTTTTCAAGATGAGCTCTCGGCAGCGCTGACCGACCGAACTCTGCACTTGATCCTCCTGCCCACGGAGCAGTGCAACTTTCGCTGTACGTATTGCTACGAGGACTTCGCGATCGGCCGGATGGAGCGGGAGACGATCAACGCGGTCAAGCTGCTGCTGGACCGGCGATTCGACGGACTACAGGGGCTGGACATCGCGTGGTTCGGGGGCGAGCCCCTGCTGGCCCGGGCCGTCATCGAGGAGATCTCGGCCCACGTGGTGGCGTCTGTCGCCGACAGTCCGGATCTGCTGTACCGGGCGGACATGACCACCAACGGCTATCTGCTCGATGTTCCAACGGCGGAGAAGCTCGCGGGGCTGGGCGTCACCAGCTATCAGATCTCCCTCGACGGCCCAGAAGCCGTACACGACACCACACGTGTTCGGAGGAATGGCGGGGCTTCATTCCAGCGCATCTGGCAAAACCTGCTGGCGATCCGGGACAGCGGGCTGCCGGTCCGGATCCTGTTGCGCGTGCACCTCACGCCGGAGAACCTGCCCGCAATGCCGGACTTCGTGCGCCAGGTGCGTGACACCTTCCTGAACGACAGCCGATTCTCCGTCAGTCTCAAGCCCGTGGAACGGATGGGTGGGCCCAACGACGCAACCATGGAGACCCTCTCCCGGCAGGCAAGGGCCGAAGCGCTCAGGCAGCTGGACGGGATCCTCAATCCCGGCCCAACGGCCTCCGTGACTCCTGCCGGACCGGCAGTCTGCTATGCCGCCCGCCCCAACTCCCTGGTGATCCGCGCGAACGGCAGTATCGCGAAATGCACAGTGGCATTGTCCGATCCATCGAACACCATCGGCCGACTCGCTCCGGACGGCACGCTCCACGTGGACAACGCCCGCCTCGGCCCCTGGCTGCGAGGCTGGTCCGAGGGGAACTGGGCATCCGTCGGCTGCCCCTATGTCGGGATGCCCCGCTCGGGTTCGCAGCTCCTGCAGATCGGCACAGGCCCGCGTCAATCGACGGATGGCCGGCAGGTGTCTGCGAAGTCGTCCTGA
- a CDS encoding LysR family transcriptional regulator, whose translation MDIRQLEYFLAIVDRGGFNRAASALYVSQPSLSQAVRALERDLGSELFHRIGRRAVLTEAGRALIEPAREAVRSLETARASVAAVHELREGRLDVASMPSQAVEPLTTLVSAFSHRYPGVSVAINAAFTSRDVIDMVRTGAVELGLLASAGQVSDKEVVSHALGRQRFVLVVPADGPFVDRTAVQCRELAGQRLIVGQPGTGMRAYVDALREQGIEFTVAAETEHRVSLMPLVLAGVGLAVVTDSWRDVARRLGARVLDIEPETTLDIALVSRRGSLSPAAAAFVTSATSAAVG comes from the coding sequence ATGGACATCCGGCAGCTGGAGTACTTCCTTGCGATTGTTGATCGTGGGGGGTTCAACCGTGCGGCCTCGGCTCTGTACGTGTCGCAGCCGTCGCTGTCGCAGGCCGTGCGGGCACTGGAGCGTGATCTCGGCTCCGAGCTGTTCCATCGCATCGGGCGCAGGGCAGTCCTGACGGAGGCCGGAAGGGCCCTGATCGAGCCTGCCCGGGAGGCCGTGCGGAGTCTGGAGACGGCGCGGGCGAGTGTCGCGGCGGTGCATGAGCTGCGTGAGGGGCGCCTGGATGTGGCGTCGATGCCGTCGCAGGCGGTGGAGCCGCTGACGACCTTGGTGAGTGCCTTCAGCCACCGGTATCCCGGCGTCTCCGTGGCCATCAATGCGGCGTTCACGTCGCGTGATGTGATCGACATGGTGCGCACGGGTGCCGTGGAGTTGGGGCTCTTGGCATCCGCCGGTCAGGTCTCCGACAAGGAGGTCGTCTCACATGCGCTGGGGCGGCAGCGTTTTGTGCTGGTGGTGCCGGCCGACGGCCCGTTCGTTGATCGGACGGCGGTGCAGTGCCGGGAGCTCGCGGGACAGCGGCTGATCGTCGGGCAGCCGGGTACCGGGATGCGCGCCTACGTCGACGCGCTGCGGGAACAGGGCATCGAGTTCACCGTCGCCGCCGAGACCGAGCACCGCGTGTCGCTCATGCCCCTGGTACTGGCCGGGGTCGGGCTCGCGGTGGTCACGGATTCCTGGCGGGACGTCGCCCGGCGACTGGGCGCCCGCGTCCTGGACATCGAGCCGGAGACGACCTTGGACATCGCCCTCGTCAGCCGCCGCGGCAGCCTGTCGCCCGCAGCCGCCGCGTTCGTCACGAGCGCGACCTCGGCCGCCGTCGGCTGA
- a CDS encoding haloacid dehalogenase type II has translation MPIPSLQFRPKYVSFDCYGTLIEWPMTPITRELVGDQIPAEHWDQFVREFRGYRYDQVRGEYYPYEQVLQDSFERVCRKWGVKAAPDAGKRFADGVRSWGPHADVPEPLKKMGENYKLVILSNADDAFLEESVPRLGADFHAVFTAEQAGYYKPRYAAFEYMLDQLDASPEDFVHVSSHTRYDLMPMHDMGFRNLVLLDRGCDPVTHGYDYVKVKSLDDLNTMLGI, from the coding sequence ATGCCCATTCCCTCGCTTCAGTTCCGCCCGAAGTACGTCTCGTTCGACTGCTACGGCACGTTGATCGAGTGGCCGATGACCCCCATCACGCGTGAACTCGTCGGCGACCAGATCCCCGCCGAGCACTGGGACCAGTTCGTGCGGGAGTTCCGCGGCTACCGCTACGACCAGGTCCGCGGCGAGTACTACCCCTACGAGCAGGTGCTGCAGGACTCCTTCGAGCGGGTCTGCCGCAAGTGGGGTGTGAAGGCCGCCCCGGACGCGGGCAAGCGGTTCGCCGACGGGGTGCGCAGCTGGGGCCCGCACGCCGACGTGCCCGAACCGCTGAAGAAGATGGGCGAGAACTACAAGCTGGTGATCCTGTCCAACGCCGACGACGCCTTCCTGGAGGAGAGCGTGCCCCGGCTCGGGGCGGACTTCCACGCGGTCTTCACCGCGGAGCAGGCCGGCTACTACAAGCCCCGGTACGCCGCGTTCGAGTACATGCTCGACCAGCTCGACGCCTCCCCGGAGGACTTCGTGCACGTCTCCTCGCACACCCGCTACGACCTGATGCCGATGCACGACATGGGCTTCCGCAATCTGGTCCTGCTGGACCGTGGCTGCGACCCGGTGACCCACGGCTACGACTACGTGAAGGTGAAGTCCCTGGACGACCTCAACACCATGCTCGGCATCTGA
- the solA gene encoding N-methyl-L-tryptophan oxidase has product MRIPKRVAVIGAGSMGSQVMWRLAARGAEVIGYDRYAPGHDRGAAGGESRIFRAVHLSEPGYIPLLRLADGLWEQLQAETGRTLRRRSGSLVMGETASSAMRQLLSASSTHRLDHEVLDREELARRYPQHRLPDGHTAVLDRMGAIIRPEASVQAAAAHAEQLGARLHRYTPVREVLPAAGGGVHIVTDHGTDHVDTAVVTVGPWINTLLPDLPRSVDVRRVVCSWHLPTRHDWFAGGAPPFVRATPHDCFGLPSPDGISVKLGLSFARHLPVPEPERLDRTVRPEELDIFRELIGELMPDLNPDPIRLSVYMEGYTESGNPLVGHLPGEDDIVVMAGFSGSGFKLSPAMGEIAADLALDGSTDHPIDFLAPAGVGAA; this is encoded by the coding sequence ATGCGCATACCGAAGCGGGTCGCCGTGATCGGTGCCGGCAGCATGGGCAGCCAGGTCATGTGGCGACTTGCCGCCCGCGGAGCCGAGGTCATCGGCTACGACCGGTACGCGCCGGGTCACGACCGTGGCGCCGCCGGCGGCGAGAGCCGCATCTTCCGAGCCGTCCACCTCAGCGAACCCGGGTACATTCCGCTGCTGCGGCTCGCGGACGGGCTGTGGGAGCAGCTCCAGGCGGAGACGGGCCGGACGCTGCGACGCCGCAGCGGCTCCCTCGTGATGGGAGAGACCGCATCATCGGCCATGCGCCAGCTCCTCTCCGCCAGCTCCACCCATCGTCTGGACCACGAGGTACTGGACCGGGAGGAACTCGCCCGCCGCTACCCCCAGCACCGCCTCCCGGACGGGCACACGGCCGTCCTCGACCGGATGGGCGCCATCATCCGGCCCGAGGCGTCGGTCCAGGCCGCCGCCGCCCACGCCGAACAGCTGGGCGCCCGGCTGCACCGCTACACCCCGGTGCGGGAGGTCCTCCCCGCGGCGGGAGGCGGCGTGCACATCGTCACCGACCACGGCACGGACCACGTCGACACCGCGGTGGTGACCGTGGGCCCCTGGATCAACACCCTGCTCCCGGACCTTCCTCGGAGCGTCGACGTCCGCCGGGTGGTCTGCTCCTGGCACCTGCCCACCCGCCACGACTGGTTCGCGGGCGGGGCTCCCCCCTTCGTGCGCGCCACACCCCACGACTGCTTCGGGCTCCCGTCGCCCGACGGCATCTCCGTCAAGCTCGGTCTCTCCTTCGCACGCCATCTGCCGGTGCCCGAGCCCGAACGGCTCGACCGTACGGTCCGGCCCGAAGAACTCGACATCTTCCGCGAGCTCATCGGCGAGCTGATGCCCGATCTGAACCCCGACCCCATCAGGCTGTCGGTCTACATGGAGGGCTACACGGAGTCCGGAAACCCGCTCGTGGGTCACCTCCCCGGCGAGGACGACATCGTCGTCATGGCCGGATTCTCCGGCAGCGGCTTCAAACTCTCGCCCGCGATGGGCGAGATCGCCGCCGACCTGGCACTCGATGGCAGCACTGACCACCCCATCGACTTCCTCGCCCCGGCAGGAGTCGGCGCCGCCTGA
- a CDS encoding serine hydrolase domain-containing protein produces the protein MRIEAGGWLLGAAAAGAGAGAGAVWLWRHQDEVMSSRPLNEWTFTHMNLLMPTEDVRRGGDVFPLPRRPRPLEVTYGFEGRERSLAELHARTNTTSFVVLHGGEIVHESYPGYFAGNDVRSQMFSMTKSVTSMLIGIALDEGAIKDVTEPVTVYCKGLVDSAFEGVTIEHLLDMSSGVGDLVEDHTVRDGLINRFAKAVTMGGSLHEVVSSAERSTEAGTQFSYSTIDTQVLGWVLESATGHSLAQYATERLWSRIGAEHDAYYWLTRKHPRTAIGGGSLNATARDIARLGLLMSRGGELHGRRIVPEEWVTRSRGRGVPHLEVGALGPSGYPHYGYSNKWWTLGGERRPFTAVGIHGQYLYVDPDADVVIVKTSAWPTADDPSRDAESITALRAVADHLLGDHR, from the coding sequence ATGCGCATTGAAGCGGGTGGGTGGCTGCTGGGAGCCGCCGCGGCGGGCGCCGGGGCGGGCGCTGGGGCGGTGTGGCTGTGGCGCCACCAGGACGAGGTGATGAGCAGCCGCCCGCTCAATGAGTGGACGTTCACTCACATGAATCTCCTCATGCCCACCGAAGACGTCCGCCGCGGCGGGGATGTGTTCCCCCTGCCCCGGCGACCGCGCCCCCTGGAAGTGACCTACGGCTTCGAGGGGCGGGAGCGGAGCCTTGCCGAACTGCACGCTCGAACGAACACCACCTCCTTCGTCGTGCTGCATGGCGGCGAGATCGTCCACGAGTCGTATCCGGGGTACTTCGCCGGGAACGACGTACGGTCCCAGATGTTCTCGATGACCAAATCGGTGACGTCGATGCTGATCGGGATCGCCCTCGACGAGGGGGCGATCAAGGATGTGACCGAGCCGGTGACGGTGTACTGCAAGGGGCTGGTGGACTCCGCCTTCGAGGGGGTGACCATCGAGCATCTGCTCGACATGAGCAGCGGGGTGGGTGACCTGGTGGAGGACCACACCGTTCGGGACGGTCTGATCAACCGGTTCGCCAAGGCCGTTACGATGGGCGGCTCGCTGCACGAGGTCGTGTCCTCAGCCGAGCGTTCGACCGAGGCCGGCACACAGTTCAGCTACTCGACGATCGACACCCAGGTCCTGGGATGGGTACTGGAGTCCGCCACCGGCCACTCCCTCGCGCAGTACGCCACGGAGCGCCTCTGGAGCCGCATCGGCGCTGAGCACGACGCGTACTACTGGCTCACCCGCAAGCATCCGCGCACCGCGATCGGCGGCGGCTCGCTCAATGCCACCGCCCGCGACATCGCCCGGCTGGGGTTGCTGATGTCCCGTGGCGGGGAACTGCACGGGCGGCGCATCGTGCCCGAGGAATGGGTGACGCGCAGCCGGGGTCGCGGGGTGCCGCACCTGGAGGTCGGCGCGCTGGGCCCCAGCGGCTACCCGCATTACGGGTACAGCAACAAGTGGTGGACACTCGGCGGCGAGCGACGTCCGTTCACCGCGGTGGGGATCCACGGCCAGTACCTGTATGTGGACCCGGACGCCGACGTCGTGATCGTCAAGACCAGCGCGTGGCCGACGGCGGACGACCCCTCGCGTGACGCGGAGTCCATCACGGCACTGCGGGCGGTGGCCGACCACCTGCTCGGGGACCACCGTTGA
- a CDS encoding SDR family NAD(P)-dependent oxidoreductase, which yields MTAIPTARRLLGKLPFVDPGRPPLPARAAFLTGASSGIGKALAAELCARGYDVYLTARRIELLEELRAQLTAAFPQRSVTVAALDVTEHEAVVRTIDDAARQFGGLGMVIAYAGVDAGGNIGEGHFEAHRAVVDVNLLGAMATIDAAVAHFRSKGGGQVVGFSSVVAGAGLPGGAPYCASKAGLTRYLQSLRGELGQLRLDGQPELAVLVPRRRLERGQRQPAVFPGTCTGKRSGRCPTGARCPGPPGTCPRRTGVPGRQARYGPVTVSDQTLTVGNNSASLTVPWTDSRDGYTVTLLPPSNTTISTVAVAQHSGRCLDVSGRSTADGAAVIHGFEGTENATRVRCRAWC from the coding sequence ATGACAGCCATCCCCACCGCACGCCGCCTGCTCGGGAAGCTGCCCTTCGTCGACCCGGGCCGGCCCCCGCTGCCCGCGAGAGCCGCGTTCCTGACCGGTGCCAGCTCGGGCATCGGCAAGGCGCTGGCAGCCGAGCTGTGCGCCCGCGGCTACGACGTGTACCTCACCGCGCGCAGAATCGAGCTCCTGGAAGAACTGCGGGCACAGCTCACCGCCGCGTTCCCGCAGCGTTCGGTGACCGTGGCCGCCCTCGACGTGACCGAGCACGAGGCCGTGGTGCGGACGATCGACGACGCGGCCCGGCAATTCGGCGGACTCGGAATGGTCATCGCCTACGCGGGGGTCGACGCAGGGGGCAACATCGGAGAGGGCCACTTCGAGGCGCACCGTGCGGTGGTCGACGTCAATCTGCTGGGTGCGATGGCGACCATCGACGCGGCCGTCGCACACTTCCGCAGCAAAGGCGGCGGGCAGGTGGTGGGCTTCAGCTCCGTCGTGGCCGGGGCGGGCCTGCCAGGCGGGGCGCCGTACTGCGCCTCCAAGGCAGGGCTCACGAGGTACCTTCAGTCGCTGCGAGGCGAGCTTGGCCAGCTCCGCCTGGACGGTCAGCCAGAGCTCGCCGTCCTCGTCCCGCGCCGACGGCTCGAGCGGGGGCAGCGGCAGCCGGCCGTGTTCCCCGGCACCTGCACAGGGAAACGTTCCGGAAGATGCCCGACAGGCGCCAGGTGTCCTGGTCCTCCAGGTACGTGCCCGCGGAGAACTGGTGTACCCGGACGGCAAGCACGTTACGGCCCGGTCACCGTCTCCGACCAGACCCTGACCGTCGGCAACAACTCCGCGTCCCTCACCGTCCCGTGGACGGACTCCAGGGACGGCTACACCGTCACCCTGCTCCCGCCGTCCAACACCACCATCTCCACGGTCGCCGTCGCCCAGCACAGTGGCCGGTGCCTGGACGTCTCGGGACGCTCCACGGCCGACGGCGCCGCTGTCATCCATGGATTCGAGGGAACGGAAAACGCTACGCGCGTCAGATGCCGAGCATGGTGTTGA